Proteins from a single region of Synechococcus sp. WH 8109:
- the uvrA gene encoding excinuclease ABC subunit UvrA: protein MARAAAKIADSAGPLATQDDVIRVRGARQHNLKNVDVTIPRNKLVVFTGVSGSGKSSLAFDTIFAEGQRRYVESLSAYARQFLGQVDKPDVDAIEGLSPAISIDQKSTSHNPRSTVGTVTEIQDYLRLLFGRAGEPHCPKCGRSIKPQSIDEMVDQILLLPEGTRYQLLAPVVRGKKGTHTKLISGLAAEGFARVRINGEVRELADNIELDKNHSHNIEVVVDRLVAREGIQERLTDSLRTALKRGDGLALVEVVPKKGEELPVGVERERLYSENFACPVHGAVMEELSPRLFSFNSPYGACEACHGIGHLRKFTVDRVIPDPTQPVYSAVAPWAEKDNSYYFSLLYSVGEAFGFEIKTPWNELTDEQRDVLLNGSREPILIQADSRYRKGKGGYTRPFEGILPILERQLRDASGEAQRQKLEKYLELVPCEACGGKRLRPEALAVKVGPYRIPELTAVSVGQTLERIEKLMGVGAHEGSEPLLNARQIQIGDLVLREIRLRLKFLLDVGLDYLSLDRPAMTLSGGEAQRIRLATQIGAGLTGVLYVLDEPSIGLHQRDNDRLLNTLVRLRDLGNTLVVVEHDEDTIRAADHVVDIGPGAGVHGGHIVAEGSFDDLVASSESLTGAYLSGRRSIPTPAERRQSGSRSLKLIDCNRNNLKNVSVEFPLGRLVSVTGVSGSGKSTLVNELLHPALENGLGLKVPFPQGLGELRGLKSIDKVIVIDQSPIGRTPRSNPATYTGAFDPIRQVFAATVEAKARGYQVGQFSFNVKGGRCEACRGQGVNVIEMNFLPDVYVQCDVCKGARFNRETLQVKYKGHTIADVLQMTVEQAAEVFDAIPQAADRLRTLVDVGLGYVKLGQPAPTLSGGEAQRVKLATELSRRATGKTLYLIDEPTTGLSFYDVHKLMDVMQRLVDKGNSIICIEHNLDVIRCSDWIIDLGPEGGDKGGEILVTGTPEEVAQHPTSHTGCYLARVLEQHPPELPVSLAA, encoded by the coding sequence ATGGCGCGAGCTGCTGCCAAGATCGCTGACTCAGCTGGCCCGCTGGCGACTCAGGACGATGTGATTCGAGTGAGGGGTGCGCGGCAGCACAACCTCAAGAACGTCGATGTCACCATTCCCCGCAACAAGCTGGTGGTGTTCACCGGGGTGAGTGGCAGCGGCAAGAGTTCACTTGCATTCGACACGATCTTTGCGGAGGGACAGCGCCGCTACGTCGAAAGTCTTTCGGCCTATGCCCGCCAGTTTCTGGGTCAGGTGGACAAGCCCGATGTCGACGCCATCGAGGGTCTGTCTCCGGCGATTTCGATTGATCAGAAATCCACCAGTCACAACCCCCGTTCCACGGTGGGCACGGTCACGGAGATTCAGGACTATCTCCGTCTGCTATTCGGCCGCGCCGGAGAGCCCCACTGCCCCAAGTGTGGCCGTTCGATCAAGCCGCAGAGCATCGACGAAATGGTCGATCAGATCCTGCTGTTGCCGGAGGGAACCCGCTATCAGCTGTTGGCGCCGGTGGTGCGCGGAAAAAAGGGTACCCACACCAAGTTGATCAGTGGTTTGGCGGCTGAAGGTTTCGCCCGGGTGCGCATCAACGGTGAGGTGCGCGAGCTGGCCGACAACATTGAGCTCGACAAGAACCACAGCCACAACATTGAGGTGGTGGTCGATCGTCTTGTGGCCCGTGAGGGGATTCAAGAACGGCTGACCGATTCATTGCGCACGGCCCTCAAACGCGGCGATGGTCTGGCATTGGTGGAGGTGGTGCCCAAGAAAGGGGAGGAGCTTCCCGTTGGGGTTGAGCGGGAGCGTCTCTACTCCGAGAACTTCGCCTGCCCTGTTCACGGCGCCGTGATGGAGGAGCTGTCTCCGCGGCTGTTTTCGTTCAACAGCCCCTATGGCGCTTGTGAGGCCTGCCATGGCATTGGCCATCTGCGCAAATTCACCGTGGACCGGGTGATTCCGGACCCAACTCAGCCGGTGTACTCCGCGGTCGCTCCCTGGGCCGAGAAAGACAACAGCTATTACTTCTCCTTGCTGTATTCGGTGGGTGAGGCCTTCGGCTTCGAGATCAAGACCCCATGGAATGAGCTCACGGATGAACAGCGGGATGTGCTGCTCAACGGAAGCCGCGAACCGATTCTGATCCAGGCAGACAGCCGTTACCGCAAAGGCAAAGGCGGATACACCCGACCCTTCGAGGGAATTCTCCCGATCCTGGAGCGGCAGCTCCGCGATGCCAGCGGTGAAGCCCAGCGCCAGAAGTTGGAGAAGTATCTCGAGCTGGTTCCCTGTGAAGCCTGTGGCGGTAAGCGGCTCCGCCCCGAAGCCCTGGCAGTGAAGGTGGGGCCGTACCGGATTCCAGAACTCACGGCCGTCAGCGTCGGTCAGACCCTGGAAAGGATCGAAAAACTGATGGGTGTGGGCGCACATGAGGGCTCAGAGCCCTTGCTGAATGCCCGTCAGATCCAGATCGGTGATCTGGTGCTCAGGGAAATCCGCCTGCGTTTGAAATTCCTGCTCGATGTTGGTCTCGACTACCTGAGCCTGGATCGACCGGCGATGACGCTCTCCGGTGGTGAAGCTCAGCGCATCCGCCTGGCGACCCAGATCGGTGCTGGTCTCACCGGCGTGCTGTATGTGCTGGATGAGCCGAGCATCGGCCTGCATCAGCGGGACAATGACCGTCTCCTGAACACCCTGGTACGGCTCAGGGATCTCGGAAACACTCTGGTGGTGGTGGAACACGATGAAGACACCATTCGTGCTGCTGATCACGTGGTGGACATCGGCCCTGGTGCGGGGGTCCATGGGGGCCACATCGTTGCGGAGGGAAGTTTCGATGACCTGGTGGCCAGCAGCGAATCCCTCACCGGCGCCTACCTGAGTGGCCGTCGGTCGATTCCAACGCCGGCCGAACGCCGCCAGAGCGGTTCGCGCTCACTCAAGTTGATCGATTGCAACCGCAACAACCTCAAGAACGTTTCGGTTGAATTCCCCTTGGGCCGGCTGGTGTCCGTCACCGGGGTGAGTGGCAGCGGCAAGAGCACCCTGGTGAATGAGCTTCTGCATCCCGCCCTGGAGAACGGACTGGGTCTGAAGGTGCCCTTTCCGCAGGGTCTTGGGGAGCTCCGGGGGTTGAAGTCGATCGACAAGGTGATCGTGATCGACCAGAGCCCGATTGGACGCACGCCCCGCTCCAATCCAGCTACCTACACCGGTGCCTTTGATCCGATCCGTCAGGTGTTCGCCGCCACGGTGGAGGCCAAGGCCCGCGGTTACCAGGTGGGTCAGTTCAGCTTCAACGTGAAGGGTGGCCGCTGTGAGGCCTGCCGTGGTCAGGGCGTGAACGTGATTGAGATGAACTTCCTTCCGGATGTGTACGTCCAGTGCGACGTCTGCAAGGGCGCTCGGTTCAACAGAGAAACCCTGCAGGTGAAATACAAGGGCCACACCATCGCGGATGTGCTGCAAATGACGGTGGAGCAGGCCGCTGAGGTGTTTGATGCGATTCCTCAGGCGGCAGATCGTTTGCGCACCTTGGTGGATGTGGGCCTCGGCTACGTCAAGCTCGGCCAGCCGGCGCCAACCCTCTCGGGGGGTGAGGCCCAGCGGGTGAAGCTGGCGACGGAGCTGTCACGGCGGGCCACCGGCAAGACCCTTTATCTGATTGATGAGCCCACGACCGGCCTCAGCTTCTACGACGTGCACAAGCTGATGGATGTGATGCAGCGGTTGGTGGACAAGGGCAACTCGATCATCTGCATCGAGCACAATCTTGACGTGATCCGTTGCAGCGACTGGATTATTGATCTCGGCCCCGAAGGTGGTGACAAGGGTGGCGAGATCCTGGTCACCGGCACTCCAGAAGAGGTCGCCCAGCACCCCACCAGCCACACCGGCTGCTACCTGGCTCGAGTTTTGGAGCAGCATCCACCAGAACTCCCCGTTTCCCTGGCGGCTTGA
- a CDS encoding alpha/beta fold hydrolase translates to MARLRTHLGALAFGMSLALGGGPASALERFVLRLPFLETEITINFADGESAEQLIQASPDLQELELASGGNLLPLLRQVFLTPLPLEIKALLEGSTGQPLLEQALHAATQVVSLEGVELDDNGRMLTEALIRAERRGQPNILGFLRELPGEQASIDLSRLAEVANRLKTNLEEGVALARSLEAASVTAALRGPLRSGWSREVVQVSVPHRPKPLRVLTLQPAAPANGRLVVMSHGLWDDPESFEGWGEVLAAHGYTVLLPDHPGSDFNQQKAMLAGDAPPPGPEELRLRPLDVSALLDAISAGRVLSGARLNTDAVAVVGHSWGATTTLQLAGGIPTDRQLKSRCNDLKDPERNISWVLQCSWLSGVNQAAVADQRVKSVVAVSPPLRLLFDGSRLERLPAKLLLISGTRDWVVPSGPEAIAPMRESKAVRLGHRLVLVQGADHFSLRSFRGEPSPAQVGPVILGWINEQLELDGVVTFSGGWLG, encoded by the coding sequence ATGGCCCGACTTCGCACCCATCTGGGGGCCCTGGCTTTTGGCATGTCACTGGCGCTTGGTGGGGGTCCTGCTTCAGCCTTGGAGCGGTTCGTGTTGCGTCTGCCGTTTCTGGAGACGGAGATCACGATCAACTTTGCTGACGGTGAGTCGGCTGAACAATTGATTCAGGCCAGTCCGGATCTGCAGGAACTGGAACTGGCCAGTGGTGGCAACTTGTTGCCGCTGCTGCGCCAGGTGTTCCTTACGCCGCTGCCCCTGGAGATCAAGGCATTGCTGGAGGGATCGACCGGTCAGCCGCTACTGGAGCAGGCCCTCCATGCGGCGACGCAGGTTGTGTCTCTTGAGGGTGTTGAGCTGGATGACAACGGGAGGATGCTGACCGAAGCCTTGATTCGTGCTGAACGCAGGGGGCAACCCAACATTCTTGGCTTTTTGAGGGAGTTGCCAGGAGAGCAGGCGTCGATCGATTTATCACGCCTCGCTGAGGTGGCCAACCGGCTTAAAACCAATCTTGAGGAGGGGGTTGCCCTCGCTCGTTCCCTTGAGGCTGCGTCCGTGACGGCCGCTCTGCGGGGGCCACTGCGCTCCGGTTGGTCCCGTGAGGTTGTTCAGGTGTCCGTGCCCCATCGGCCCAAACCTTTGCGGGTTTTGACGCTTCAGCCTGCAGCGCCAGCCAACGGACGTTTGGTCGTGATGTCCCACGGGCTTTGGGACGATCCGGAATCCTTTGAAGGTTGGGGTGAGGTGCTTGCTGCCCATGGCTACACCGTGCTGCTGCCAGACCACCCCGGCAGTGATTTCAATCAGCAGAAGGCGATGCTTGCTGGCGATGCGCCGCCGCCTGGGCCCGAAGAGTTGCGGCTTCGGCCTCTCGATGTGTCCGCTTTGTTGGACGCCATCAGTGCAGGGCGTGTTCTGTCTGGGGCCAGGTTGAACACCGATGCCGTTGCGGTGGTGGGTCACTCCTGGGGAGCCACCACCACGCTCCAATTGGCCGGTGGTATCCCCACTGATCGACAACTCAAATCCCGTTGCAACGACCTCAAGGATCCGGAGCGCAACATCAGCTGGGTGCTCCAATGCAGTTGGCTCTCGGGGGTGAACCAAGCTGCTGTTGCTGACCAGAGGGTCAAGTCTGTTGTGGCCGTTAGCCCTCCCTTGCGTCTGTTGTTCGACGGCAGTCGCCTGGAGAGGCTTCCAGCCAAGTTGTTGTTGATCAGCGGTACCCGCGACTGGGTGGTGCCTTCGGGTCCGGAAGCGATCGCTCCGATGCGTGAGAGCAAAGCCGTGCGCTTGGGTCACCGCTTGGTGTTGGTGCAGGGGGCAGACCACTTCAGTCTTCGCAGTTTTCGCGGTGAGCCGTCCCCGGCACAGGTTGGGCCGGTCATCCTTGGCTGGATTAACGAGCAGCTCGAGTTGGATGGCGTCGTCACCTTCTCCGGGGGGTGGTTGGGGTGA
- the recN gene encoding DNA repair protein RecN, giving the protein MLTGLLLQNIALIESLELEFSSGFTVLTGETGAGKSILLDALDAVLGGAQGSSGVRLLRTGSDRARIEAAFQLNPALEQWLIAAEFDPEEELLISREWKRQEGDRYSSRCRLNGSTVNRQQLLELRPLLIDLTVQGQTQLLSRAGQQRLWLDRLGGSALAELKVQVADAWTEWRQAADALTALEQEQQRSEQEQAEQEEQLEQLQAADLDDPDEQPRLEQDQDRLVHGVRLLEGLALLFGRLRDGVDQAPSLQDHFAACIQELQAMAQLDGSLEPLRDQALDLEACVDGLLRSLDQYGLALESDPDQLEWIQDRLSVLKRLQRRYGLDLAGLIQRRDELLHRLGSEGFAADLARLQQAETDRRQTRDQANAALRRERSKAAEALEASLLKLLPPMGLANVRFKVDLTPCDPAEHGAEAVQFLFSANPGQPMAPLTEVASGGEMSRFLLALKTTVAAVDGSSTLLFDEIDAGVSGRVSGAMADLLQTLARQRQVFCVTHQPLVAAVADHHFRVSKHVEDGVTHSRVSRLRDTQERRHELADLAGGDQADAYAASLLDQRTA; this is encoded by the coding sequence GTGCTCACCGGTCTGCTGCTGCAGAACATCGCTCTGATTGAGAGTCTTGAACTGGAGTTCAGCTCGGGTTTCACGGTGCTCACCGGTGAGACCGGCGCCGGTAAATCGATCCTTCTTGATGCTCTCGATGCGGTGCTGGGTGGAGCACAGGGTTCAAGCGGTGTTCGTCTGCTGCGGACGGGTTCGGATCGAGCCAGGATCGAGGCTGCATTTCAACTCAACCCAGCCCTGGAGCAGTGGTTGATCGCGGCGGAGTTTGATCCCGAAGAGGAGCTTCTGATCAGCCGGGAATGGAAACGGCAGGAGGGTGATCGTTATTCCAGTCGCTGCCGCCTGAATGGCAGCACGGTGAACCGTCAGCAGTTGCTTGAGCTCAGGCCGCTGTTGATTGATCTCACGGTTCAGGGACAGACCCAGTTGTTGTCGCGGGCGGGGCAGCAACGGCTCTGGCTTGACCGTCTCGGTGGATCTGCATTGGCTGAGCTCAAAGTTCAGGTGGCTGATGCCTGGACCGAATGGCGCCAGGCTGCAGATGCCCTGACGGCACTTGAGCAGGAGCAGCAGCGCTCCGAACAAGAGCAGGCTGAACAGGAAGAGCAGTTGGAGCAGCTGCAAGCTGCTGATCTTGACGACCCCGACGAGCAGCCGCGGCTGGAACAGGATCAAGACCGTCTCGTCCATGGCGTGAGGCTGCTCGAGGGTTTGGCCTTGCTGTTTGGGCGTCTCCGCGACGGTGTGGATCAGGCGCCTTCCCTCCAGGATCATTTTGCGGCGTGCATACAGGAGCTGCAGGCCATGGCGCAGCTGGATGGTTCGCTTGAGCCCCTCCGTGATCAGGCGCTGGATCTTGAAGCATGTGTGGACGGTTTGTTGCGCTCCCTCGATCAATACGGTCTGGCGCTCGAGAGTGATCCAGACCAGCTGGAGTGGATTCAGGACCGTCTGTCGGTCTTAAAACGGCTCCAGCGCCGTTACGGCCTTGATCTGGCCGGTTTGATTCAGCGTCGCGACGAGCTGCTTCATCGTTTGGGATCGGAAGGCTTCGCGGCGGATCTCGCCCGCCTGCAACAGGCCGAGACCGACCGTCGCCAGACGCGTGATCAGGCCAATGCGGCCCTGCGTCGCGAGCGGTCCAAGGCGGCGGAGGCATTAGAGGCTTCGCTGCTGAAGCTGTTGCCACCCATGGGCCTGGCTAACGTGCGTTTCAAGGTGGATCTCACCCCCTGTGATCCGGCTGAGCATGGGGCGGAAGCTGTTCAATTCTTGTTCTCCGCCAATCCCGGCCAACCGATGGCACCGCTAACGGAGGTGGCGTCCGGAGGTGAGATGTCCCGTTTTCTGCTCGCGCTCAAGACCACCGTTGCCGCGGTGGATGGCTCCAGCACGCTGCTGTTTGATGAGATTGATGCCGGCGTCAGCGGACGCGTCAGTGGAGCGATGGCCGATCTGCTTCAGACCCTGGCCCGTCAGCGTCAGGTCTTCTGCGTCACCCACCAACCGCTTGTGGCAGCCGTTGCTGACCACCATTTCCGGGTGAGCAAGCATGTGGAAGACGGTGTAACTCACTCGCGAGTGTCCCGACTGCGGGACACTCAGGAACGCCGCCACGAGCTGGCAGACCTCGCTGGTGGCGATCAGGCTGATGCCTATGCAGCAAGCCTGCTGGACCAGCGAACAGCTTGA
- a CDS encoding HAD family hydrolase — translation MGIRLLHLHLHGLFRSHELELGRDADTGGQTLYVLELVRSLAQRAEVEQVDVVTRLIQDRRVDLDYSQRVEAIAPGARILRFPFGPKRYLRKELLWPHLEELADQLVEHLSQPGQRVDWIHAHYADAGLVGALVSQRLGIPLVFTGHSLGREKQRRLLAGGLDRSQLEQTYAISRRIDAEERALAQADLVITSTRQEADQQYRRYGHFQADQAAVVPPGVDASRFHPHGSSQECSALQSLLQPFLREPDRPPLLAISRAVRRKNIPALVEAFGQSPVLRQRHNLVLVLGCRDDPRELEKQQRDVLQQVFDLVDRFDLYGQVAYPKQHSRAQIPALYRWAARRGGLFVNPALTEPFGLTLLEAAACGLPMVATDDGGPRDIQHRCDNGLLADVTDPGALQEALELAGSDRSRWRRWSDNGVEAISRHFSWDAHVCQYLALMQQKVRVSPVRGMSVVRRPSPVSRLLALDLDSCLELPEERSLAHLRDRLHSEPFAASTGLVILTGRSLDQARQRYQELHLPDPKAWICRAGTEIHHSSDRAEDPVWAKRISQAWDREAVLAAMGQLQEHLQLQDPDHQSPFKVSYLLRASNRGLIGLARQCLRRHGLQAEPQLRCHWFLDVLPQRASRSEAIRFLAQSWQLPLQQVLVVASQQGDGELLDGLPATVVPADHDPCLLGQRTQQRVYVSKRPSVGAVLDGLTHYRFSGSR, via the coding sequence ATGGGGATCCGGTTGTTGCATCTGCACCTTCACGGTCTGTTTCGTTCCCATGAGCTCGAACTGGGGCGGGATGCTGATACCGGTGGTCAGACGTTGTATGTGCTGGAGCTCGTGCGCAGCCTGGCGCAGCGGGCAGAGGTTGAGCAGGTTGATGTGGTCACCCGGCTGATTCAGGACCGTCGGGTCGATCTCGATTACAGCCAACGGGTCGAAGCCATTGCTCCAGGGGCCCGCATCCTGCGCTTTCCCTTTGGTCCCAAGCGGTATCTGCGGAAGGAGTTGCTTTGGCCCCATCTCGAGGAGCTGGCTGATCAGCTGGTGGAACATCTGAGCCAGCCCGGCCAGAGGGTCGATTGGATTCATGCCCATTACGCCGATGCCGGTCTGGTGGGTGCTCTCGTCAGTCAGCGGTTGGGGATTCCCCTTGTTTTTACGGGTCATTCCCTTGGTCGGGAGAAACAGCGACGTCTCTTGGCCGGTGGCTTGGATCGCTCTCAACTTGAGCAGACCTATGCCATCAGCCGGCGCATTGATGCCGAAGAGCGTGCTCTGGCCCAGGCGGATCTGGTGATCACCAGCACCCGTCAGGAGGCGGATCAGCAGTACCGCCGCTACGGTCACTTTCAGGCGGATCAGGCGGCGGTGGTGCCCCCTGGCGTTGATGCTTCCCGGTTCCATCCCCACGGTTCATCGCAGGAATGCTCCGCGTTGCAAAGCCTGTTGCAGCCTTTCCTCAGGGAGCCGGATCGTCCGCCGCTGCTGGCGATTTCCCGTGCGGTGCGGCGCAAGAACATTCCCGCTCTGGTGGAAGCCTTTGGTCAGTCGCCGGTGCTGCGGCAGCGTCACAACCTGGTGCTTGTGCTGGGCTGTCGGGATGACCCGCGTGAGCTCGAGAAGCAGCAGCGCGATGTGCTTCAGCAGGTGTTCGATCTGGTGGATCGCTTTGATCTCTATGGGCAGGTGGCCTATCCAAAACAACACAGCCGTGCCCAGATTCCTGCCCTTTATCGCTGGGCGGCGCGTCGTGGGGGGCTGTTTGTGAACCCGGCGTTGACCGAACCCTTCGGACTCACCCTTCTGGAGGCCGCGGCCTGTGGTTTGCCGATGGTGGCCACCGACGATGGCGGTCCACGGGACATCCAACACCGTTGCGACAACGGTCTTCTGGCGGACGTCACCGATCCTGGAGCACTTCAGGAGGCTCTGGAATTGGCCGGCAGTGATCGCTCCCGTTGGCGCCGTTGGAGTGACAACGGGGTTGAGGCCATCAGTAGGCACTTCAGCTGGGATGCCCATGTGTGTCAGTACCTCGCCCTGATGCAGCAGAAAGTCCGCGTGTCACCTGTGCGTGGAATGTCAGTGGTGCGGCGGCCCAGCCCCGTCTCGAGGTTGTTGGCGCTGGATCTCGACAGCTGCTTGGAGCTGCCGGAGGAACGCTCCCTGGCGCATCTGCGCGATCGGCTTCACTCCGAACCCTTCGCCGCTTCGACAGGCTTGGTGATTCTCACGGGGCGGTCGCTGGATCAGGCGCGTCAGCGCTACCAGGAGTTGCATCTTCCCGACCCCAAGGCCTGGATCTGCCGTGCTGGAACCGAGATTCACCACAGCTCGGATCGCGCGGAAGATCCCGTGTGGGCGAAGCGCATCAGCCAAGCCTGGGATCGTGAGGCTGTTCTCGCAGCGATGGGTCAACTCCAGGAACACCTTCAGCTTCAGGACCCGGATCACCAGAGTCCCTTCAAGGTCAGCTACCTGTTGCGTGCTTCCAACCGCGGTCTGATTGGTTTGGCTCGTCAGTGCCTGCGCCGCCATGGCCTGCAGGCGGAACCTCAGCTTCGTTGCCATTGGTTCCTGGATGTTCTTCCCCAGCGCGCGTCCCGCAGTGAGGCCATCCGTTTTTTGGCCCAGTCTTGGCAGCTCCCCCTGCAGCAGGTTCTAGTGGTGGCCAGTCAGCAGGGAGATGGAGAGTTGCTGGATGGTTTGCCCGCCACGGTGGTTCCTGCTGATCACGATCCCTGCCTGTTGGGCCAACGGACCCAGCAGCGGGTGTACGTCTCGAAGCGCCCCAGTGTTGGAGCCGTGCTGGATGGGTTAACCCATTACCGGTTTTCAGGCAGCCGATGA
- the purT gene encoding formate-dependent phosphoribosylglycinamide formyltransferase produces MPSFPRIVMLLGSGELGKEVAIAAQRLGCRVIACDRYAAAPAMQIADVAEVLPMTDADALLEVVRHHQPDVVIPEIEALAVHALAELEQEGITVIPTARATAVTMNRDRIRDLAADELGLRTARFAYAASAEELTAVAEPLGWPVVVKPVMSSSGKGQSVVTCADDLPKAWEAAMAGARGTSTQVIVEEFLHFDLEITLLTIRQRNGETLFCAPIGHEQEGGDYQCSWQPAQLTDQQLRQAQAMAKTVTNNLGGAGLFGVEFFLCGDEVIFSELSPRPHDTGLVTLISQNLSEFELHLRAVLGLPIPTITAADAAASRVILAQTNMDSVAFKGVEKALTEADTQLLLFGKPTARPGRRMGVALARGGDRKEAQAKADRAAACVTVIPGSSAA; encoded by the coding sequence ATGCCGTCGTTTCCACGCATCGTGATGCTGCTGGGCAGCGGGGAACTGGGCAAGGAGGTGGCCATTGCTGCCCAACGGCTTGGCTGCCGAGTGATCGCCTGTGATCGCTATGCCGCTGCCCCGGCCATGCAGATCGCTGACGTGGCCGAAGTGCTGCCGATGACCGATGCCGATGCTTTGCTGGAGGTGGTCAGGCACCACCAACCCGACGTGGTGATCCCGGAGATCGAAGCACTCGCCGTCCATGCCCTGGCGGAACTCGAACAGGAAGGGATCACCGTGATTCCAACGGCCCGCGCGACGGCCGTCACGATGAACCGAGACCGCATCCGCGACCTTGCGGCCGATGAACTCGGTCTCCGCACCGCCCGGTTCGCCTATGCCGCCAGTGCAGAGGAACTCACAGCGGTAGCGGAACCTCTGGGTTGGCCCGTCGTGGTGAAACCGGTGATGAGTTCCTCCGGCAAAGGCCAGAGCGTTGTGACCTGTGCAGACGATCTGCCCAAGGCCTGGGAGGCCGCCATGGCCGGCGCACGGGGCACCTCAACCCAGGTGATCGTGGAGGAATTTCTCCATTTCGATCTGGAGATCACCCTGCTCACCATCCGTCAGCGCAATGGCGAAACCCTTTTCTGTGCACCGATCGGCCACGAACAGGAAGGTGGGGACTATCAATGCAGCTGGCAGCCGGCTCAACTCACTGATCAACAACTGCGCCAGGCCCAGGCCATGGCCAAAACCGTCACCAACAACCTGGGCGGTGCCGGCCTATTCGGGGTGGAATTTTTCCTCTGTGGTGATGAGGTGATTTTTTCCGAACTGTCGCCACGGCCGCACGACACAGGCCTGGTGACCCTGATCAGCCAGAACCTGAGCGAGTTCGAACTGCACCTTCGGGCTGTTCTCGGTCTACCGATCCCCACCATCACGGCAGCTGATGCCGCTGCCAGCCGCGTGATCCTGGCCCAAACGAACATGGACTCCGTCGCTTTTAAAGGAGTCGAAAAAGCGCTCACGGAAGCTGACACCCAATTGCTGCTGTTCGGAAAGCCCACAGCCCGCCCCGGTCGGCGCATGGGTGTAGCCCTGGCAAGGGGAGGAGATCGGAAGGAAGCACAAGCGAAGGCCGACAGGGCAGCCGCCTGTGTGACCGTGATTCCAGGATCATCGGCTGCCTGA